A DNA window from Zingiber officinale cultivar Zhangliang chromosome 3A, Zo_v1.1, whole genome shotgun sequence contains the following coding sequences:
- the LOC122053253 gene encoding uncharacterized protein LOC122053253, producing the protein MDALTEATPFPFDETRGRAGEADGWEAVAHSRFVEHRQGWEMVATGPSSDGDRSIFPPSLHEGLRFLPDPLPTLVPSPPVQDQDCHPACLGQTTPAAVAMDASTEATLLPFNETLGPAGEADSLESVAHSRFVEHPRGWDTVAEGPSSVFPPILHEGLHFLPAPLPTLAPSPPVQDQDCVVEESPSDSAGDEVVSQIVPARWGPLSESAWRLIRSGLEAIHARITLFRENEGGGSGCLSVGVWSFAVVAGLVGALIFMRRGHRREKELLFLLYQEKDQRIRDLLNQIALMSRIINAHEVSVLRNT; encoded by the coding sequence ATGGACGCCTTGACTGAGGCGACGCCTTTCCCCTTCGACGAGACCCGCGGCCGTGCCGGAGAGGCCGACGGCTGGGAGGCTGTCGCGCATTCCCGATTCGTGGAGCACCGGCAAGGGTGGGAGATGGTGGCGACCGGCCCCTCTTCGGACGGCGATCGCTCCATTTTCCCGCCGAGCCTCCATGAGGGACTCCGCTTCCTCCCTGACCCCCTTCCAACCCTAGTCCCTTCACCTCCTGTCCAAGACCAGGATTGTCATCCTGCCTGCCTTGGCCAAACCACACCGGCCGCGGTCGCGATGGACGCCTCGACTGAGGCGACGCTTTTACCCTTCAACGAGACCCTCGGCCCTGCTGGAGAGGCTGACAGTTTGGAGTCGGTTGCGCATTCCCGATTCGTGGAGCACCCAAGAGGGTGGGATACGGTGGCGGAGGGCCCCAGCTCCGTCTTCCCCCCGATCCTCCATGAGGGACTCCACTTCCTCCCTGCCCCCCTTCCGACCCTAGCCCCTTCCCCTCCTGTCCAAGACCAGGATTGCGTTGTCGAGGAGTCGCCATCTGATTCCGCGGGGGACGAGGTGGTCAGTCAGATCGTTCCTGCTCGATGGGGGCCGCTCTCGGAATCCGCGTGGCGGTTGATTAGGTCGGGTCTCGAGGCGATACATGCAAGAATTACTCTTTTCAGGGAAAACGAAGGAGGTGGGTCAGGTTGTTTGTCCGTCGGAGTTTGGTCGTTTGCAGTTGTGGCTGGACTCGTCGGTGCTCTGATTTTTATGAGACGGGGGCACAGACGAGAGAAGGAGCTGCTCTTCCTCTTGTATCAAGAGAAAGATCAG